In Lineus longissimus chromosome 13, tnLinLong1.2, whole genome shotgun sequence, one genomic interval encodes:
- the LOC135498265 gene encoding transient receptor potential cation channel subfamily A member 1 homolog, translating to MSKDEQEMVGPRPSIKKLCMSAREGDLEGLKKQLNHLTDQKRHKFINRRDKDHHAPLHYAARYNHSHVVDYLIKNGADIGSEDREKATPLHYAAKYKPDATEEVAKETGKSNETDGDKDVPDGEREASQYTVTGDSKKTQDEIIQHFIQKGADVNSKDKHGLTPLHLAAMKGNTPAVNTFLENKDIDIEATDTQGMTPVHLAAMHNQPDVVRVLINAKAPIAVKGGVLESTPLHVACTEGSVDIARMLFEADEELGNKIVNEIDRYNSTPLHRAVEGGHKEVTEECIKHGAKVNAIRTDGTAPLHLAAKTGSEAVVKVLLKEKANINAKNDQDETPLHKAASRGYNNICDLLISWSAKVNTQNKDGLTPLLKAARKGHVKTVTVLLDRNADVRATDKNGKSAIYLAAAEGKLETLQCLLRHYRMTNAGMINACDCYGDTPLHVAAEKGYVRVVQYLLDKGSNKLIRNEREQTALHLACKKGKTAVLDVLLGKDKALLNDEEEQACTPLHLAAEQGQVRTVEVLIQVGADIDTPNHDKKTALHLAAAGGWSRTANVLLQSGCQVDPLDEKKRTPFHLAARKGNDGVVKLLLEYNADVGLTEGSGCNCLDLAIDKGHENVVLTIINSSKWTDALKNAQSVLKHSDSGVKDSLQSNDYSMLPNRIAGNSNRFYDTPMRKLIRKMPDVAEEVFSRCCDPRGTKPSDSEYAIEYNYEFLDDAYLLQRWVSEDQSDGGSSITDTGVNPYKDYKLMPGAQPYTDDIFIMSENHPLQIMVGSKRQDLLSHPLVTALLRQKWKTGRILYYVNLSVYLLFLLFLTGYVLDDAGRRTYQYFNFTHLATYNGTECEQVVQYITDLGKVNQQSAFSEVCKYGSIVFVLIIAARELIQIVQSKWLYFRNYINYIEWTIIITTLLLCLDFDNPCQRATGIRLAWQWQISGIAIFWAWLNLVLFMRKLPVVGIYSVMFTDVLMTFIRFFPVLFLLATAFGLSFHSLLGNQFPFRTFLASLIKTFTMMSGDLDYSVVAHEPYTNDRHIQSWYNFVSTAQFVLFIVIMIIIVMNLLIGLAVSDIKTVQEQAALKRKAMQVELTLSFEGLLLKLRHSKRFGFLRKLCCSKIRETLKINTSRKWYQKIFPRETVSLLRIERVLVKNSEVAEQDRLAEQVESIEHRVRSMEVMMKALITHHKINLDDNAFD from the exons ATGTCGAAGGATGAACAAGAAATGGTTGGGCCGAGGCCGTCTATAAAAAAACTATGCATG TCTGCCAGAGAGGGAGACCTAGAAGGACTCAAGAAGCAGCTGAACCACCTGACTGATCAGAAGAGACATAAATTTATCAACAGGCGGGACAAGGACCACCACGCCCCGCTCCACTACGCTGCGAGATACAACCATAGCCATGTCGTCGACTACCTCATTAAGAACGGTGCAG ATATTGGAAGTGAAGATAGAGAAAAAGCTACGCCACTTCACTACGCTGCCAAATATAAACCAGATGCTACGGAGGAG GTGGCCAAGGAGACGGGTAAAAGCAACGAAACTGATGGAGACAAAGATGTACCTGACGGTGAAAGAGAAGCAAGCCAGTACACCGTGACAGGCGACTCTAAGAAAACCCAAGATGAAATCATACAACATTTTATCCAAAAGGGCGCCGATGTCAACTCCAAGGACAAGCATGGATTGACACCACTCCACCTAGCGGCAATGAAGGGAAACACACCCGCTGTCAATACGTTTTTGGAGAATAAGGACATTGATATCGAG GCCACCGACACTCAGGGCATGACCCCTGTTCACCTTGCCGCCATGCATAACCAACCCGATGTAGTCAGGGTTCTAATCAATGCCAAGGCGCCGATTGCAGTGAAGGGCGGTGTACTGGAAAGTACCCCGCTTCACGTAGCGTGTACCGAGGGAAGCGTTGATATTGCCAGGATGCTGTTCGAGGCAGATGAAGAGTTGGGGAACAAG ATCGTGAACGAGATAGACCGTTACAACAGCACTCCCCTCCACAGAGCAGTGGAGGGAGGACATAAGGAGGTCACCGAGGAGTGCATCAAGCATG GTGCCAAGGTTAATGCCATCCGTACTGACGGGACAGCTCCGCTACATCTCGCCGCCAAGACAGGCAGCGAAGCAGTTGTTAAGGTGCTTCTGAAGGAGAAGGCGAACATCAATGCAAAGAACGACCAGGATGAAACGCCACTACACAAGGCGGCTTCTCGAGGATACAACAACATCTGCGACCTTCTTATCAGTTG GTCGGCCAAGGTGAATACACAAAACAAGGATGGACTGACCCCGCTCCTGAAAGCCGCCCGCAAGGGACATGTAAAAACAGTGACGGTTCTACTGGACAGAAATGCAGACGTCAGGGCGACGGACAAGAACGGGAAATCCGCTATTTATCTCGCGGCAGCGGAAGGCAAGTTAGAAACGTTACAG TGTCTACTCCGCCATTATCGAATGACAAACGCGGGTATGATCAACGCATGTGACTGCTATGGCGACACGCCCCTCCACGTGGCGGCAGAGAAAGGCTACGTTAGAGTTGTCCAG TATCTCCTTGACAAAGGGTCGAATAAGCTCATACGAAACGAAAGGGAGCAGACGGCCTTACACCTTGCCTGCAAGAAGGGAAAGACAGC GGTCCTTGATGTTCTCCTTGGGAAGGACAAAGCCCTACTGAACGACGAAGAAGAGCAGGCCTGTACACCCTTGCACCTTGCTGCTGAGCAGGGTCAAGTTAGGACTGTTGAGGTACTAATCCAAGTAGGGGCTGATATTGACACACC GAACCATGACAAGAAAACAGCACTCCACCTAGCGGCAGCAGGAGGATGGTCAAGGACTGCCAATGTTTTGCTACAAAGTGGTTGCCAGGTTGATCCACTGGACGAGAAGAAGAGG ACCCCTTTCCACCTCGCCGCTAGAAAAGGAAATGATGGGGTTGTCAAACTGTTGTTGGAGTACAATGCTGATGTTGGTCTGACAGAAGGGAGTGGATGCAACTGCCTTGATCTGGCAATTGACAAGGGACATGA GAACGTGGTACTAACCATCATTAACTCAAGCAAATGGACTGATGCCTTAAAGAACGCACAGAGTGTCCTGAAGCATTCTGACTCCGGCGTAAAAGACTCTCTTCAGTCTAACGACTACAGCATGCTACCAAACCGAATCGCGGGCAACAGCAACCGATTCTACGACACACCTATGCGCAAACTAATCAGAAAGATGCCAG ATGTAGCTGAGGAGGTGTTCAGTCGTTGCTGTGACCCAAGGGGGACCAAACCTTCCGATTCGGAATACGCGATCGAGTATAATTACGAGTTCCTTGACGATGCCTACCTACTGCAGCGATGGGTGAGCGAGGACCAAAGTGACGGAGGGTCATCCATAACAGATACGGGAG TGAATCCTTACAAGGACTACAAGTTGATGCCAGGAGCCCAACCATACACCGATGACATCTTCATTATGTCCGAGAACCACCCGCTGCAGATCATG GTTGGCTCCAAACGCCAAGACCTCTTGAGCCACCCACTGGTGACAGCATTGCTGAGACAGAAGTGGAAAACAGGTCGAATTCTCTACTACGTGAACTTGAGTGTCTACCTGCTGTTTTTGCTCTTTCTCACTGGTTACGTTTTGGATGATGCAGGAAGGAGGACATATCAGTACTT CAATTTCACTCATTTGGCCACATACAATGGGACGGAGTGTGAACAAGTGGTACAGTACATTACAGACTTGGGCAAGGTGAACCAACAGTCCGCCTTCTCTGAGGTTTGCAAATACGGCAGCATAGTATTTGTTCTCATTATCGCTGCGAGAGAG CTGATACAGATAGTCCAAAGCAAATGGCTCTACTTCAGGAACTACATCAACTACATTGAATggaccatcatcatcactactCTGTTGCTCTGCTTGGACTTCGACAACCCATGTCAGCGTGCAACTGGGATCAGACTG GCGTGGCAATGGCAGATAAGCGGTATTGCCATTTTCTGGGCATGGCTAAACCTAGTCCTCTTCATGCGTAAATTGCCCGTGGTCGGTATCTATTCTGTGATGTTCACCGATGTCCTGATGACCTTCATCCGTTTCTTCCCGGTTCTCTTTCTGCTGGCTACTGCATTTGGTCTTAGCTTCCATTCGTTACTTGGCAACCAG TTCCCCTTCCGAACTTTTCTGGCATCCCTGATCAAGACATTCACAATGATGTCAGGTGACCTGGACTATTCTGTCGTCGCCCATGAACCCTACACAAATGATCGGCACATCCAGTCCTGGTACAACTTCGTCTCTACGGCACAGTTTGTCCTCTTTattgtcatcatgatcatcattgtcatgaattTGCTG ATTGGTCTGGCGGTTTCTGATATCAAGACGGTACAAGAACAAGCAGCTCTAAAACGAAAGGCTATGCAG GTTGAACTCACCCTCAGCTTCGAAGGCTTGCTACTTAAACTCCGTCACTCCAAACGATTCGGTTTCTTGCGAAAGCTCTGCTGCAGTAAGATAAGAGAGACACTGAAGATTAACACGTCCAGGAAGTGGTATCAGAAGATCTTCCCGAGGGAGACGGTGTCCCTTCTGCGGATAGAAAGAGTACTGGTCAAGAACTCG GAAGTGGCAGAACAAGACAGGCTAGCTGAACAAGTAGAGAGTATTGAACACCGTGTGCGGAGCATGGAGGtcatgatgaaagcattgataACTCATCACAAGATCAATCTTGATGATAATGCCTTCGACTAG